One stretch of Scatophagus argus isolate fScaArg1 chromosome 18, fScaArg1.pri, whole genome shotgun sequence DNA includes these proteins:
- the si:dkey-226l10.6 gene encoding myoneurin isoform X1, with protein sequence MVRVCAFPNCTNKMTNNTPRSFHRLPLLDRETLKLWLVVLQMDTNTPVHKLRLADFRVCSDHFDREDYCQPKRRRHPIPKHFFLKKNAVPRMDRPTADILQTSTEHLPVGGSAAGKATSSSVVSGNGNWDGAGGMDQITVVRIDDTHIAEERSHVGGKFKDGSTEYFEVMEYSMPAEEEVVGEEEEDSVYVIEYSNPEEEGESYQFTMSVDRSLPTKKPVIKHPVFRENTRSPLPVMSKPPRPSRPRHEIRQKRKTVTEEEVDKEEVMSNKSVLELGENYRDMMEMNSGPDKRLVCLLCPPPGRIFKRGSGLAVHLKQMHHMVEKKTFFCTSCQQSVRTQIELDAHTKRHANQDAVFTCLICAAETENKTDSENTGFRGSKLGLKSHLEKKHPGVIPRCDICNKGFKSLVSYLADQFRHVGRSPYYCAKCQIYEMTERGLSVHMKNHDKKMKKQECVENHLQTVGVSAIADNSATDDSDF encoded by the exons atggttcGTGTTTGCGCATTTCCGAATTGTaccaacaaaatgacaaacaacacacCGCGCAGCTTTCATAGATTACCTTTGTTGGACAGGGAAACGCTGAAGTTGTGGCTAGTTGTGCTACAAATGGACACTAACACTCCTGTCCATAAACTGCGCCTTGCAGATTTCCGGGTCTGCAGTGATCATTTTGACCGGGAAGACTACTGCCAgccaaagagaagaagacatCCCATACCAAAGCACTTTTTCCTAAAGAAAAATGCAGTCCCACGGATGGATAGACCTACTGCAGACATACTGCAG ACGTCTACTGAACACCTGCCGGTCGGAGGCAGTGCAGCAGGAAAAGCAACGTCGTCCTCAGTCGTGTCAGGAAATGGGAACTGGGATGGTGCAGGTGGGATGGACCAGATAACAGTTGTGAGAATAGATGACACACACATTGCAGAGGAGCGGTCTCATGTCGGGGGGAAGTTTAAAGACGGGTCTACAGAGTATTTTGAGGTGATGGAGTACTCGATGCCTGCTGAGGAGGAGGTTGtaggggaagaagaggaagacagcgTATATGTCATTGAGTATTCAAATcctgaagaggaaggagagagctACCAGTTCACAATGTCTGTGGATAGATCGCTCCCGACCAAAAAGCCGGTCATCAAGCATCCTGTGTTCAGAGAGAACACCAGATCTCCTTTACCTGTGATGTCCAAACCACCGAGGCCATCGAGGCCGAGACACGAGATCAggcagaagaggaagacagtAACAGAAGAGGAGGTTGATAAGGAGGAGGTCATGAGTAATAAGAGTGTGTTAGAGCTTGGAGAGAACTACAGGGATATGATGGAAATGAATTCAGGGCCAGATAAAAGACTGGTGTGCTTACTGTGCCCACCGCCCGGCAGGATCTTCAAGAGAGGCTCTGGTTTGGCCGTACATTTGAAACAAATGCACCACATGGTGGAGAAGAAAACATTCTTCTGCACATCGTGCCAGCAGTCGGTTCGTACACAGATCGAACTGGACGCCCACACGAAACGCCACGCAAACCAGGACGCAGTGTTCACCTGCCTCATCTGCGCAGCGGAGACGGAAAACAAAACGGACTCGGAGAACACGGGGTTCAGAGGGTCAAAGTTGGGTCTGAAGTCGCACCTGGAGAAGAAGCACCCGGGCGTCATCCCTCGCTGTGACATCTGTAACAAAGGCTTCAAGTCGCTCGTGTCGTACCTGGCCGATCAGTTCAGACACGTCGGCAGGTCGCCCTACTACTGCGCCAAATGTCAGATCTACGAGATGACTGAGAGGGGTCTGAGTGTTCACATGAAAAACCACGACAAGAAGATGAAGAAGCAAGAGTGTGTTGAGAACCACCTGCAGACCGTGGGAGTCTCCGCCATCGCCGACAACTCCGCCACAGACGACTCCGACTTCTGA
- the eif1axb gene encoding eukaryotic translation initiation factor 1A X-linked b: MPKNKGKGGKNRRRGKNENESEKRELVFKEDGQEYAQVIKMLGNGRLEAMCFDGTKRLCHIRGKLRKKVWINTSDIILVGLRDYQDNKADVILKYNADEARSLKAYGELPEHAKINETDTFGPGDDDEIQFDDIGDDDEDIDDI, encoded by the exons ATGCCAAAAAATAAAG GTAAAGGAGGAAAAAATCGGCGACGTGGAAAGAACGAGAATGAGTCTGAGAAGAGAGAACTGGTGTTCAAAGAGGATGGACAGG AATATGCTCAGGTGATTAAAATGCTTGGGAACGGACGCCTGGAGGCCATGTGCTTTGATGGAACCAAGCGGCTTTGCCACATCAGAGGAAAACTCCGGAAAAAG GTTTGGATTAACACGTCAGACATCATCCTGGTTGGACTGAGAGATTACCAG GATAACAAGGCTGATGTTATCCTCAAGTATAACGCAGACGAGGCTCGCAGTTTGAAAGCCTACGGAGAGCTGCCAGAGCACG CCAAAATCAACGAGACAGACACGTTCGGGCCTGGAGATGATGACGAGATCCAGTTCGATGACATTGGCGATGATGATGAGGACATTGATGAT
- the si:dkey-226l10.6 gene encoding zinc finger protein 567 isoform X2 — protein sequence MADFSSRVLTSTEHLPVGGSAAGKATSSSVVSGNGNWDGAGGMDQITVVRIDDTHIAEERSHVGGKFKDGSTEYFEVMEYSMPAEEEVVGEEEEDSVYVIEYSNPEEEGESYQFTMSVDRSLPTKKPVIKHPVFRENTRSPLPVMSKPPRPSRPRHEIRQKRKTVTEEEVDKEEVMSNKSVLELGENYRDMMEMNSGPDKRLVCLLCPPPGRIFKRGSGLAVHLKQMHHMVEKKTFFCTSCQQSVRTQIELDAHTKRHANQDAVFTCLICAAETENKTDSENTGFRGSKLGLKSHLEKKHPGVIPRCDICNKGFKSLVSYLADQFRHVGRSPYYCAKCQIYEMTERGLSVHMKNHDKKMKKQECVENHLQTVGVSAIADNSATDDSDF from the exons ATGGCTGACTTCAGCAGCAGAGTCCTG ACGTCTACTGAACACCTGCCGGTCGGAGGCAGTGCAGCAGGAAAAGCAACGTCGTCCTCAGTCGTGTCAGGAAATGGGAACTGGGATGGTGCAGGTGGGATGGACCAGATAACAGTTGTGAGAATAGATGACACACACATTGCAGAGGAGCGGTCTCATGTCGGGGGGAAGTTTAAAGACGGGTCTACAGAGTATTTTGAGGTGATGGAGTACTCGATGCCTGCTGAGGAGGAGGTTGtaggggaagaagaggaagacagcgTATATGTCATTGAGTATTCAAATcctgaagaggaaggagagagctACCAGTTCACAATGTCTGTGGATAGATCGCTCCCGACCAAAAAGCCGGTCATCAAGCATCCTGTGTTCAGAGAGAACACCAGATCTCCTTTACCTGTGATGTCCAAACCACCGAGGCCATCGAGGCCGAGACACGAGATCAggcagaagaggaagacagtAACAGAAGAGGAGGTTGATAAGGAGGAGGTCATGAGTAATAAGAGTGTGTTAGAGCTTGGAGAGAACTACAGGGATATGATGGAAATGAATTCAGGGCCAGATAAAAGACTGGTGTGCTTACTGTGCCCACCGCCCGGCAGGATCTTCAAGAGAGGCTCTGGTTTGGCCGTACATTTGAAACAAATGCACCACATGGTGGAGAAGAAAACATTCTTCTGCACATCGTGCCAGCAGTCGGTTCGTACACAGATCGAACTGGACGCCCACACGAAACGCCACGCAAACCAGGACGCAGTGTTCACCTGCCTCATCTGCGCAGCGGAGACGGAAAACAAAACGGACTCGGAGAACACGGGGTTCAGAGGGTCAAAGTTGGGTCTGAAGTCGCACCTGGAGAAGAAGCACCCGGGCGTCATCCCTCGCTGTGACATCTGTAACAAAGGCTTCAAGTCGCTCGTGTCGTACCTGGCCGATCAGTTCAGACACGTCGGCAGGTCGCCCTACTACTGCGCCAAATGTCAGATCTACGAGATGACTGAGAGGGGTCTGAGTGTTCACATGAAAAACCACGACAAGAAGATGAAGAAGCAAGAGTGTGTTGAGAACCACCTGCAGACCGTGGGAGTCTCCGCCATCGCCGACAACTCCGCCACAGACGACTCCGACTTCTGA